The Vanessa tameamea isolate UH-Manoa-2023 chromosome 2, ilVanTame1 primary haplotype, whole genome shotgun sequence genome has a segment encoding these proteins:
- the LOC113398199 gene encoding bromodomain-containing protein 7 isoform X2 — MDDAEKLSCKEEICEISDVEHSMMSLDDSKVNEGKVKKKRRRRREIDLKSEDDETEDEGMSKKMYRRLSPGPGPISPASHREPRTCVLKASQKRRPLSRLLEQLLRNLEKRDPNQFFAWPVNDNFAPGYSTIIKRPMDFSTIKQKIDDNEYKSLNCFISDFKLMCNNAMKYNKPGTVYHKAAKRLLHAGLKQLTPQKLRPLGDILTYMYEIPIRELGFDIGKMDVHKVLKRSSPIKSGGSEAEVVSDGGQDRQDSGDSVKIQMEAAREQHRRRLAKKAFPRMDAAGRTTLRLAARAADGDAPSLGQLVGRLPHGTGSLHATREDRRNLAKCVKPLHYGPFSSYAPAYDGTFATLTKDESHLIYHTLPSETGQGNEEILRFAPDSPWQHIYDMEALFPDKKNQPEPTPVKDDNDLSKVKIDMEQLRSLSELGIDVEFLADIEEEVRLAQHDYGLAGALQHTHGLLAALEREQRERLSASVPWHLSLCSRAGGAEREAARLAAGWLRGMLARVPPRHVADLAALRAAMGVTLDHLDTPMAVDDFEMEMNEQRDTVSDPDSRSSHDK; from the exons ATGGATGACGCGGAAAAATTGAGTTGCA AGGAAGAAATCTGCGAAATAAGTGATGTTGAACATTCTATGATGTCTCTCGATGATTCAAAGGTGAATGAAGGGAAAGTTAAGAAAAAGCGAAGGAGACGCCGGGAGATTGACTTG AAGTCAGAGGACGATGAAACAGAAGATGAGGGGATGTCAAAAAAGATGTACCGTAGACTCAGTCCAGGACCCGGTCCCATTTCACCTGCGTCACACCGTGAACCTCGCACTTGTGTTTTGAAA GCCAGCCAGAAGCGCCGTCCACTCTCCCGGCTCCTGGAACAACTTCTGCGTAACCTTGAGAAGCGGGATCCTAATCAGTTCTTTGCTTGGCCAGTAAATGACAACTTTGCGCCTGGCTATTCCACAATAATAAAGCGCCCGATGGATTTCTCAACAATAAAACAGAAAATCGATGACAATGAGTACAAATCTCTAAATTGCTTTATT AGCGACTTCAAGTTAATGTGCAATAATGCAATGAAGTACAACAAGCCGGGCACCGTTTACCACAAAGCTGCCAAGAGATTGCTTCACGCGGGTCTCAAGCAACTCACTCCTCAAAAGCTACGGCCGCTAGGGGATATACTAACATATATGTACGAGATACCCATCAGAGAACTAGGATTTGATATTGGAAAGATGGATGTG CACAAGGTCCTAAAACGCAGCAGTCCCATCAAGAGCGGCGGCTCCGAGGCCGAGGTGGTGTCGGACGGCGGACAGGACCGCCAGGACAGCGGCGACAGTGTGAAGATACAGATGGAGGCCGCCAGGGAGCAGCACCGGCGGAGGCTCGCGAAGAAAG CGTTCCCGCGCATGGACGCGGCGGGCCGCACGACGCTGCGgctggcggcgcgcgcggccgaCGGCGACGCGCCCTCGCTGGGGCAGCTCGTGGGCCGCCTGCCGCACGGCACGGGCTCGCTGCACG CCACGCGCGAGGACCGGCGCAACCTGGCCAAGTGCGTGAAGCCGCTGCACTACGGGCCCTTCAGCTCGTACGCGCCCGCCTACGACGGCACCTTCGCCACGCTCACCAAGGACGAGTCGCATCTCATCTACCACACGCTGC CGTCAGAAACGGGACAAGGCAATGAGGAGATACTACGTTTCGCGCCCGATTCGCCCTGGCAACACATTTACGACATGGAGGCCTTGTTCCCCGACAAGAAGAACCAGCCTGAACCCACGCCGGTTAAGGATGATAAT GATCTGTCAAAGGTGAAGATCGACATGGAGCAGCTGCGCTCGCTGTCGGAGCTGGGCATCGACGTGGAGTTCCTGGCGGACATCGAGGAGGAGGTGCGGCTGGCGCAGCACGACTACGGGCTGGCCGGCGCGCTGCAGCACACGCACGGGCTGCTGGCTGCGCTCGAGCGGGAGCAGCGGGAGCG GCTGTCGGCGAGCGTGCCGTGGCACCTGTCGCTGTGCAGCCGCGCGGGCGGCGCCGAGCGCGAGGCGGCGCGGCTGGCGGCGGGCTGGCTGCGCGGGATGCTGGCGCGCGTGCCGCCGCGACACGTGGCCGACCTGGCCGCCCTGCGCGCCGCCATGGGCGTCACGCTCGACCACCTCG ACACTCCGATGGCGGTCGACGATTTCGAGATGGAGATGAACGAGCAGCGAGACACGGTCTCCGACCCGGACTCGCGGTCCAGCCACGACAAGTGA
- the LOC113398199 gene encoding bromodomain-containing protein 7 isoform X1: protein MDDAEKLSCKEEICEISDVEHSMMSLDDSKVNEGKVKKKRRRRREIDLKSEDDETEDEGMSKKMYRRLSPGPGPISPASHREPRTCVLKASQKRRPLSRLLEQLLRNLEKRDPNQFFAWPVNDNFAPGYSTIIKRPMDFSTIKQKIDDNEYKSLNCFISDFKLMCNNAMKYNKPGTVYHKAAKRLLHAGLKQLTPQKLRPLGDILTYMYEIPIRELGFDIGKMDVPLRTYGRKHKVLKRSSPIKSGGSEAEVVSDGGQDRQDSGDSVKIQMEAAREQHRRRLAKKAFPRMDAAGRTTLRLAARAADGDAPSLGQLVGRLPHGTGSLHATREDRRNLAKCVKPLHYGPFSSYAPAYDGTFATLTKDESHLIYHTLPSETGQGNEEILRFAPDSPWQHIYDMEALFPDKKNQPEPTPVKDDNDLSKVKIDMEQLRSLSELGIDVEFLADIEEEVRLAQHDYGLAGALQHTHGLLAALEREQRERLSASVPWHLSLCSRAGGAEREAARLAAGWLRGMLARVPPRHVADLAALRAAMGVTLDHLDTPMAVDDFEMEMNEQRDTVSDPDSRSSHDK, encoded by the exons ATGGATGACGCGGAAAAATTGAGTTGCA AGGAAGAAATCTGCGAAATAAGTGATGTTGAACATTCTATGATGTCTCTCGATGATTCAAAGGTGAATGAAGGGAAAGTTAAGAAAAAGCGAAGGAGACGCCGGGAGATTGACTTG AAGTCAGAGGACGATGAAACAGAAGATGAGGGGATGTCAAAAAAGATGTACCGTAGACTCAGTCCAGGACCCGGTCCCATTTCACCTGCGTCACACCGTGAACCTCGCACTTGTGTTTTGAAA GCCAGCCAGAAGCGCCGTCCACTCTCCCGGCTCCTGGAACAACTTCTGCGTAACCTTGAGAAGCGGGATCCTAATCAGTTCTTTGCTTGGCCAGTAAATGACAACTTTGCGCCTGGCTATTCCACAATAATAAAGCGCCCGATGGATTTCTCAACAATAAAACAGAAAATCGATGACAATGAGTACAAATCTCTAAATTGCTTTATT AGCGACTTCAAGTTAATGTGCAATAATGCAATGAAGTACAACAAGCCGGGCACCGTTTACCACAAAGCTGCCAAGAGATTGCTTCACGCGGGTCTCAAGCAACTCACTCCTCAAAAGCTACGGCCGCTAGGGGATATACTAACATATATGTACGAGATACCCATCAGAGAACTAGGATTTGATATTGGAAAGATGGATGTG CCGTTAAGGACTTACGGTCGAAAG CACAAGGTCCTAAAACGCAGCAGTCCCATCAAGAGCGGCGGCTCCGAGGCCGAGGTGGTGTCGGACGGCGGACAGGACCGCCAGGACAGCGGCGACAGTGTGAAGATACAGATGGAGGCCGCCAGGGAGCAGCACCGGCGGAGGCTCGCGAAGAAAG CGTTCCCGCGCATGGACGCGGCGGGCCGCACGACGCTGCGgctggcggcgcgcgcggccgaCGGCGACGCGCCCTCGCTGGGGCAGCTCGTGGGCCGCCTGCCGCACGGCACGGGCTCGCTGCACG CCACGCGCGAGGACCGGCGCAACCTGGCCAAGTGCGTGAAGCCGCTGCACTACGGGCCCTTCAGCTCGTACGCGCCCGCCTACGACGGCACCTTCGCCACGCTCACCAAGGACGAGTCGCATCTCATCTACCACACGCTGC CGTCAGAAACGGGACAAGGCAATGAGGAGATACTACGTTTCGCGCCCGATTCGCCCTGGCAACACATTTACGACATGGAGGCCTTGTTCCCCGACAAGAAGAACCAGCCTGAACCCACGCCGGTTAAGGATGATAAT GATCTGTCAAAGGTGAAGATCGACATGGAGCAGCTGCGCTCGCTGTCGGAGCTGGGCATCGACGTGGAGTTCCTGGCGGACATCGAGGAGGAGGTGCGGCTGGCGCAGCACGACTACGGGCTGGCCGGCGCGCTGCAGCACACGCACGGGCTGCTGGCTGCGCTCGAGCGGGAGCAGCGGGAGCG GCTGTCGGCGAGCGTGCCGTGGCACCTGTCGCTGTGCAGCCGCGCGGGCGGCGCCGAGCGCGAGGCGGCGCGGCTGGCGGCGGGCTGGCTGCGCGGGATGCTGGCGCGCGTGCCGCCGCGACACGTGGCCGACCTGGCCGCCCTGCGCGCCGCCATGGGCGTCACGCTCGACCACCTCG ACACTCCGATGGCGGTCGACGATTTCGAGATGGAGATGAACGAGCAGCGAGACACGGTCTCCGACCCGGACTCGCGGTCCAGCCACGACAAGTGA
- the LOC113398199 gene encoding bromodomain-containing protein 7 isoform X3: MDDAEKLSCKEEICEISDVEHSMMSLDDSKVNEGKVKKKRRRRREIDLKSEDDETEDEGMSKKMYRRLSPGPGPISPASHREPRTCVLKASQKRRPLSRLLEQLLRNLEKRDPNQFFAWPVNDNFAPGYSTIIKRPMDFSTIKQKIDDNEYKSLNCFISDFKLMCNNAMKYNKPGTVYHKAAKRLLHAGLKQLTPQKLRPLGDILTYMYEIPIRELGFDIGKMDVPLRTYGRKHKVLKRSSPIKSGGSEAEVVSDGGQDRQDSGDSVKIQMEAAREQHRRRLAKKAFPRMDAAGRTTLRLAARAADGDAPSLGQLVGRLPHGTGSLHATREDRRNLAKCVKPLHYGPFSSYAPAYDGTFATLTKDESHLIYHTLPSETGQGNEEILRFAPDSPWQHIYDMEALFPDKKNQPEPTPVKDDNDLSKVKIDMEQLRSLSELGIDVEFLADIEEEVRLAQHDYGLAGALQHTHGLLAALEREQRERLSASVPWHLSLCSRAGGAEREAARLAAGWLRGMLARVPPRHVADLAALRAAMGVTLDHLV; this comes from the exons ATGGATGACGCGGAAAAATTGAGTTGCA AGGAAGAAATCTGCGAAATAAGTGATGTTGAACATTCTATGATGTCTCTCGATGATTCAAAGGTGAATGAAGGGAAAGTTAAGAAAAAGCGAAGGAGACGCCGGGAGATTGACTTG AAGTCAGAGGACGATGAAACAGAAGATGAGGGGATGTCAAAAAAGATGTACCGTAGACTCAGTCCAGGACCCGGTCCCATTTCACCTGCGTCACACCGTGAACCTCGCACTTGTGTTTTGAAA GCCAGCCAGAAGCGCCGTCCACTCTCCCGGCTCCTGGAACAACTTCTGCGTAACCTTGAGAAGCGGGATCCTAATCAGTTCTTTGCTTGGCCAGTAAATGACAACTTTGCGCCTGGCTATTCCACAATAATAAAGCGCCCGATGGATTTCTCAACAATAAAACAGAAAATCGATGACAATGAGTACAAATCTCTAAATTGCTTTATT AGCGACTTCAAGTTAATGTGCAATAATGCAATGAAGTACAACAAGCCGGGCACCGTTTACCACAAAGCTGCCAAGAGATTGCTTCACGCGGGTCTCAAGCAACTCACTCCTCAAAAGCTACGGCCGCTAGGGGATATACTAACATATATGTACGAGATACCCATCAGAGAACTAGGATTTGATATTGGAAAGATGGATGTG CCGTTAAGGACTTACGGTCGAAAG CACAAGGTCCTAAAACGCAGCAGTCCCATCAAGAGCGGCGGCTCCGAGGCCGAGGTGGTGTCGGACGGCGGACAGGACCGCCAGGACAGCGGCGACAGTGTGAAGATACAGATGGAGGCCGCCAGGGAGCAGCACCGGCGGAGGCTCGCGAAGAAAG CGTTCCCGCGCATGGACGCGGCGGGCCGCACGACGCTGCGgctggcggcgcgcgcggccgaCGGCGACGCGCCCTCGCTGGGGCAGCTCGTGGGCCGCCTGCCGCACGGCACGGGCTCGCTGCACG CCACGCGCGAGGACCGGCGCAACCTGGCCAAGTGCGTGAAGCCGCTGCACTACGGGCCCTTCAGCTCGTACGCGCCCGCCTACGACGGCACCTTCGCCACGCTCACCAAGGACGAGTCGCATCTCATCTACCACACGCTGC CGTCAGAAACGGGACAAGGCAATGAGGAGATACTACGTTTCGCGCCCGATTCGCCCTGGCAACACATTTACGACATGGAGGCCTTGTTCCCCGACAAGAAGAACCAGCCTGAACCCACGCCGGTTAAGGATGATAAT GATCTGTCAAAGGTGAAGATCGACATGGAGCAGCTGCGCTCGCTGTCGGAGCTGGGCATCGACGTGGAGTTCCTGGCGGACATCGAGGAGGAGGTGCGGCTGGCGCAGCACGACTACGGGCTGGCCGGCGCGCTGCAGCACACGCACGGGCTGCTGGCTGCGCTCGAGCGGGAGCAGCGGGAGCG GCTGTCGGCGAGCGTGCCGTGGCACCTGTCGCTGTGCAGCCGCGCGGGCGGCGCCGAGCGCGAGGCGGCGCGGCTGGCGGCGGGCTGGCTGCGCGGGATGCTGGCGCGCGTGCCGCCGCGACACGTGGCCGACCTGGCCGCCCTGCGCGCCGCCATGGGCGTCACGCTCGACCACCTCG TATAA